One Triticum dicoccoides isolate Atlit2015 ecotype Zavitan chromosome 5B, WEW_v2.0, whole genome shotgun sequence genomic window carries:
- the LOC119310400 gene encoding uncharacterized protein LOC119310400 yields MAELKAECEDAWKWLSKIPKETWCRSSMDYNCKTDLVVNNLSEVFNKMILDVRAKPIRTMFEGIRTKQMIKRQKTREKTENSRWMITPNYSEKLEENKKYAKFCEAHKAGPDIWQVSSKENQYCVNLATNSCDCRRWDMTGVTCSHAIAAMSKIHMHPEDYVHEFFKKPLYIEAYKDIVYLVPGPGFWPDTHTQDIEPPVFKEKAGKKQTARRKGQFEVPAPKDTSRMGTITCSNCGLQGHRFTYCGTALNPSLQMRKNLHQENREIFRGSSSASHPPPEPPHQHQTSQRPASSTPPPKAVRNRKTAADKRASASTISAGAARSSPAPPTGSASTRAPRGSASTRTFNAPRASTAESGILAGKRKRKPPSKFALYFSASGNH; encoded by the exons ATGGCAGAGCTTAAAGCAGAGTGTGAGGATGCCTGGAAGTGGCTTTCAAAAATTCCAAAGGAGACTTGGTGTAGGTCTTCAATGGATTACAATTGCAAAACTGATCTTGTTGTGAACAACCTGAGTGAGGTTTTCAACAAAATGATCCTTGATGTTAGGGCCAAACCAATTAGAACTATGTTTGAAGGAATAAGGACTAAGCAAATGATCAAAAGGCAGAAGACCAGGGAAAAAACAGAGAACAGCAGGTGGATGATCACACCCAACTATTCAGAGAAACTAGAGGAGAATAAGAAGTATGCCAAATTTTGTGAGGCACATAAGGCTGGTCCTGACATTTGGCAAGTGTCTAGTAAGGAAAATCAGTACTGTGTCAACCTAGCTACTAACTCATGTGACTGCAGGAGGTGGGACATGACAGGTGTGACATGCAGTCATGCAATAGCAGCAATGAGCAAGATTCACATGCACCCAGAGGACTATGTGCATGAATTTTTCAAAAAACCACTATATATTGAAGCATACAAAGACATAGTGTACCTTGTCCCTGGTCCTGGATTCTGGCCTGACACCCATACTCAGGATATTGAGCCACCAGTGTTCAAAGAAAAAGCAGGGAAGAAACAAACAGCTAGGAGAAAGGGCCAgtttgaggtgcctgcaccaaaaGACACAAGCAGGATGGGAACAATTACATGCAGCAATTGTGGTCTACAGGGCCATAGATTTACTTACTGTGGGACAGCTCTAAACCCAAGTCTTCAGATGAGAAAGAACTTACACCAG GAGAATAGAGAAATTTTTAGGGGTTCCTCTAGTGCTAGTCACCCACCTCCAGAACCACCACATCAACACCAAACTTCACAGAGGCCAGCCTCATCTACTCCACCTCCTAAAGCAGTGAGGAACAGAAAAACAGCAGCAGATAAGAGAGCTTCAGCATCAACTATTTCTGCAGGAGCAGCCAGGTCTTCACCAGCACCTCCAACAGGATCAGCatcaacaagagctccaagaggaTCAGCATCAACAAGAACATTCAATGCACCAAGAGCATCCACTGCAGAATCAGGGATATTAGCAGGCAAGAGGAAGAGGAAACCCCCTAGCAAGTTTGCACTATATTTTAGTGCTAGTGGAAACCATTGA
- the LOC119306511 gene encoding uncharacterized protein LOC119306511 — protein sequence MERSDVRYLNLLSVMEKEGYGLCDSVYYVKDEGEGLQGLDLVDSQVKVDEMIRKYDSSKKLVLTVMRDKRKQADIAKSYPSFIDLGGGVDQSIPYQVQTQDSVCYQPLHTNDQPSAHQFSTQNSFICENVQTQIDENPFPEEDDGEASDDSYICWDERQCDPMYAEEKSRKEEEELKAIIAEMKRKREDPMLHYEGETDVEDIFVNDDESFEQIPPEQPVKKKVKRPGPTLRSHSQVVILIFQIGLLVMMKRKLVL from the coding sequence ATGGAACGTTCAGATGTTAGATATCTCAATTTGCTGTCAGTAATGGAGAAGGAAGGGTATGGCTTATGTGATTCAGTGTACTATGTTAAAGATGAAGGGGAGGGGCTGCAAGGGCTAGATTTAGTAGATAGCCAAGTTAAGGTGGATGAGATGATTAGGAAGTATGATAGCAGCAAGAAATTGGTACTAACAGTGATGAGGGACAAAAGGAAACAAGCTGATATTGCTAAATCATATCCAAGTTTCATTGATCTAGGGGGAGGGGTGGACCAGTCCATTCCTTATCAGGTTCAGACACAGGATAGTGTGTGCTACCAGCCATTGCACACCAATGATCAGCCCAGCGCTCACCAGTTCAGTACACAAAATAGTTTTATATGTGAGAATGTGCAAACTCAAATTGATGAAAATCCTTTTCctgaagaagatgatggagaggcATCTGATGATAGCTACATTTGCTGGGATGAACGACAGTGTGATCCAATGTATGCAGAGGAGAAAAGCAGGAAAGAGGAAGAGGAACTGAAGGCAATTATTgcagagatgaagaggaagagagaagaCCCCATGCTGCACTATGAGGGTGAGACAGATGTTGAGGACATTTTTGTCAATGATGATGAAAGTTTTGAACAAATTCCACCAGAGCAGCCCGTGAAGAAGAAAGTAAAGAGGCCGGGTCCTACACTGAGATCACACTCTCAAGTAGTGATACTGATATTCCAGATTGGGCTCCTTGTGATgatgaagaggaagttggttttatGA